From Streptomyces sp. GSL17-111, one genomic window encodes:
- a CDS encoding ATP-binding protein, which produces MAVTARDVERWRREVADAVRGLGGGLEAVAVARLGVSELLSNVVRHVPDTRCRIEVERCGDAVVVRVVDRSPHPPVVSEPAWDAERGRGLWLLRQMVAAFGHSRTGEGKTVWFRCPPDGDARGGHGGWGT; this is translated from the coding sequence GTGGCCGTCACGGCGCGGGACGTCGAGCGGTGGCGGCGGGAAGTGGCCGACGCGGTAAGGGGGTTGGGCGGCGGGCTGGAGGCCGTGGCGGTGGCCCGGCTGGGGGTGTCGGAGCTGCTGAGCAACGTGGTGCGGCACGTGCCGGACACGCGGTGCCGTATCGAGGTGGAGCGGTGCGGGGACGCGGTGGTCGTGCGCGTCGTGGACCGGTCGCCGCATCCGCCGGTGGTGTCGGAACCGGCGTGGGACGCCGAACGCGGGCGGGGGCTCTGGCTGTTACGGCAGATGGTCGCCGCGTTCGGGCATAGCCGCACCGGGGAGGGCAAGACGGTGTGGTTCCGCTGTCCGCCGGACGGCGACGCGCGGGGCGGGCACGGCGGGTGGGGGACGTGA
- a CDS encoding Tat pathway signal protein, which produces MHDMIELFQRVDQRRGGGHARSAVVQYLMADVASYLRGSYADEGVRRGMLSSAGELAYLAGWMAFDSGEHGTAQRYLLLGVKLAAEAADAPLAGHILRALAHQALDLGHPRQALRLAQASVEGDRYAKATPRERALLEVVHARTRVATGDGAGASTALLRAENELAAAGQGDDEPARVFFFGEASLAHETACALRDLGDLKSAQDEFSRSVRTRKAATFTRTHAVTLGYLGEVQARQGDVEEACATWHRALDAMEGVRSGRTRQVVVDLRRTLSPYRGRRIGVALELDARAAVHLMGTH; this is translated from the coding sequence GTGCACGACATGATCGAGCTGTTCCAGCGAGTTGACCAGCGTCGAGGAGGCGGGCACGCCCGTTCCGCCGTTGTCCAGTACCTCATGGCGGATGTGGCTTCCTACCTGCGGGGTTCCTACGCCGATGAGGGCGTTCGCCGTGGAATGCTTTCCAGCGCTGGAGAACTGGCCTATCTGGCAGGCTGGATGGCATTCGACAGCGGTGAGCACGGTACGGCGCAGCGCTACCTCCTGCTGGGCGTCAAGCTCGCCGCTGAAGCAGCCGATGCACCGTTGGCCGGGCACATCCTCCGCGCACTCGCGCACCAGGCCCTTGACCTCGGGCACCCGCGGCAGGCGCTACGGCTGGCCCAGGCATCGGTGGAAGGGGACCGGTATGCGAAGGCCACTCCGCGCGAGCGAGCGTTGCTGGAAGTAGTCCACGCCAGGACACGGGTCGCAACGGGTGACGGAGCAGGCGCTTCTACCGCACTGCTCCGTGCTGAGAACGAGCTCGCCGCAGCGGGCCAAGGCGACGACGAACCAGCACGTGTCTTCTTCTTCGGGGAAGCCTCACTCGCTCATGAGACCGCCTGCGCCTTGCGGGACCTCGGTGATCTGAAGAGTGCGCAGGACGAGTTCAGTCGCAGTGTCCGTACGAGGAAGGCGGCCACGTTCACCCGCACGCACGCCGTGACCCTGGGGTATCTGGGAGAGGTGCAGGCGCGCCAAGGAGACGTGGAGGAAGCCTGCGCCACATGGCACCGCGCACTGGACGCGATGGAGGGCGTACGGTCCGGGAGAACGCGACAGGTCGTGGTGGATCTCCGGAGAACGCTGTCGCCGTACCGGGGGCGACGGATTGGCGTCGCGCTGGAACTCGACGCACGAGCTGCCGTGCACCTGATGGGCACACACTGA
- a CDS encoding SAM-dependent methyltransferase produces MGEENYTVQALAHVVGGREKPTDDFWGGTRAIIRIDDPRYTSDATKGLEDFSHLEVVFRFHLTDPDDLHLGARRPRDNPAWPEVGTFGHRNMRRLNWLGVSRCRLLDVDGLDLHVEDLDAIDGTPVLDIKPWFAEMGPRGPQHQPSWPTEMLTDYYAPYRDSP; encoded by the coding sequence ATGGGCGAAGAGAACTACACCGTGCAGGCGTTGGCCCACGTGGTGGGTGGTCGTGAGAAACCGACCGACGACTTCTGGGGCGGCACACGGGCCATCATCCGTATTGATGATCCTCGCTACACCTCTGACGCCACGAAGGGGCTGGAGGACTTCTCGCACCTGGAGGTCGTCTTCCGGTTCCATCTCACCGACCCCGACGACCTGCACCTCGGCGCACGTCGTCCTCGCGACAACCCCGCCTGGCCCGAGGTCGGCACCTTCGGGCACCGCAACATGCGCCGGCTCAACTGGCTCGGCGTATCGCGTTGCCGCCTGCTCGACGTGGACGGACTCGACCTGCACGTGGAAGATCTGGACGCGATCGACGGGACTCCTGTCCTCGACATCAAGCCCTGGTTCGCGGAGATGGGGCCTCGGGGCCCGCAGCACCAGCCGTCCTGGCCGACGGAGATGCTCACCGACTACTACGCCCCGTACCGCGACTCCCCCTGA
- a CDS encoding UTRA domain-containing protein yields the protein MAQAIALLIEEGLLTPSGPHTDLSVRPRRQETVRPTDSGAPVGPGEPYRWLSVAEQQGKRGTITLLDVAEVRPPAEVAEALELGETGTAVLRRQLLQHDGEPVELAECYYPMDIATGTALVESRRIRGGTPTLLAGLGLPPRRTVDRVSARVPTQAQYEALRLPGDLPILRTFRVVYSESDGRHRPVEATVMAKAGHLYEVQYEF from the coding sequence ATGGCGCAGGCGATCGCCCTCCTCATCGAAGAGGGCCTGCTCACGCCGAGTGGCCCCCACACCGACCTCTCCGTCCGACCGAGACGTCAGGAGACGGTGCGGCCCACTGACAGCGGGGCGCCGGTCGGGCCGGGGGAGCCGTACCGGTGGCTGAGCGTTGCAGAGCAGCAGGGCAAGCGCGGAACGATCACTCTGCTCGACGTCGCCGAGGTGCGGCCTCCGGCCGAGGTGGCGGAGGCGCTGGAGCTGGGCGAGACGGGCACGGCCGTGCTCCGACGCCAGCTCCTCCAGCATGACGGTGAGCCGGTGGAACTGGCTGAGTGCTACTACCCGATGGACATCGCGACAGGGACGGCGCTCGTCGAGTCACGCCGCATTCGCGGTGGCACGCCGACGCTGCTGGCGGGCCTGGGCCTGCCGCCGCGCCGGACGGTGGACCGCGTCTCCGCGCGGGTGCCGACCCAGGCGCAGTACGAGGCGCTGCGGCTGCCGGGTGATCTGCCGATTCTGCGTACGTTCCGCGTGGTCTACAGCGAGAGCGACGGCAGGCACCGTCCCGTCGAGGCGACCGTCATGGCCAAGGCCGGGCATCTGTACGAGGTGCAGTACGAGTTCTGA